The following are from one region of the Amycolatopsis sp. QT-25 genome:
- a CDS encoding MFS transporter: MTAPVRARISGPWLALLAGPLSFGIAGPSLILPDAAAAFGTGIGAVTWIVTAFGWGIAVGTPLLAGLQSHRGARTALLACAALVLAGAVAVATVPWLPVLIAGSALQGLGTAGFTTMGMTLAGSARAMGLVTSSLAVVGSASPLVGDLIGDALGWRFALALPALSLLAVPAALRSAPRTPAVPARFDPIGAVLVTALVTALVFVPHYWLPAGIAVVVIAVLLAGHLRARPDGFVPAALLRTPVFLTAAGLAFALAVVNFGLMYMLPPRLTAESGWTSGEVGLAILWPLLFGGLVSYVVIAATAKTPFRAVAVLFPALAVLALTLAGVSASPAALLIAQALASLAAASGQGVYAVRAGDAAGSHRAAGMGLFNLTYLLGAAFGPAIAALW, encoded by the coding sequence ATGACCGCGCCGGTGCGCGCCCGGATCTCAGGGCCATGGCTGGCTTTGCTGGCCGGTCCGCTGTCGTTCGGGATCGCCGGGCCCTCGCTGATCCTGCCCGACGCCGCGGCGGCGTTCGGCACCGGAATCGGCGCGGTGACGTGGATCGTGACGGCGTTCGGCTGGGGGATCGCCGTCGGTACCCCGCTGCTCGCCGGGTTGCAGAGTCATCGAGGCGCCCGGACCGCGTTGCTCGCCTGTGCCGCGCTGGTGCTGGCGGGCGCGGTCGCGGTGGCGACCGTGCCGTGGTTGCCGGTACTGATCGCCGGCAGCGCGCTGCAAGGGCTGGGCACCGCAGGCTTCACCACGATGGGCATGACCCTCGCCGGGTCGGCGCGCGCGATGGGCCTCGTCACCTCGTCACTGGCGGTGGTCGGCTCGGCGTCGCCGTTGGTCGGTGACCTGATCGGCGACGCGCTCGGCTGGCGATTCGCGCTGGCATTGCCCGCGCTCAGCCTGCTCGCCGTGCCTGCCGCGCTGCGGTCGGCCCCCAGGACACCGGCCGTACCGGCGAGGTTCGACCCGATCGGTGCGGTCCTGGTGACCGCGCTGGTCACCGCGCTCGTGTTCGTGCCGCATTACTGGCTGCCCGCGGGAATCGCGGTCGTCGTCATCGCGGTCCTGCTGGCCGGGCACCTGCGAGCGCGGCCGGACGGGTTCGTGCCCGCCGCGCTCCTGCGGACGCCGGTCTTCCTGACCGCCGCCGGGCTCGCGTTCGCGCTGGCGGTGGTCAACTTCGGGTTGATGTACATGCTGCCGCCGCGGTTGACCGCGGAGTCCGGGTGGACCAGCGGAGAGGTCGGGCTCGCGATCCTGTGGCCGCTGCTGTTCGGTGGGCTGGTGTCCTATGTGGTCATCGCGGCGACGGCGAAGACCCCGTTCCGGGCGGTGGCGGTGCTGTTCCCGGCACTCGCCGTTCTCGCGCTGACGCTCGCGGGAGTGAGTGCTTCCCCAGCCGCGCTGCTGATCGCGCAGGCACTGGCATCGCTCGCGGCGGCTTCGGGACAGGGTGTCTACGCCGTGCGAGCCGGAGACGCCGCCGGCTCGCACCGCGCGGCGGGGATGGGCTTGTTCAACCTCACCTACCTT
- a CDS encoding alkene reductase, giving the protein MNMLLTPLTAGTLSLPNRLVMAPMTRSRAKGGLVTDLTAEYYAQRAGAGLIITEGTQPCVIGQGYIDTPGLHTPEQATAWRVVTDAVHARGGRIFVQLMHSGRIGHPSLYPDGSLPLAPSAIPSGEQLYTPDGLLDHPEPREMTLADIARSVEDFVASARLAREAGFDGVELHGASGYLIHQFLAGNTNRRTDVYGGPIENRIRFAVEVARAIGDAIGPERTGIRLSPGSTLNGTRESDTETLYPALIRALVPVGLAYVHISEFGTRDVTKLIRAEWPGTLILNPHPAGEEPATAADGVDALRDDVADAISLGQLWLANPDLPARIAAGGPFTAADPTSFYGGDHRGYTDYPTLAER; this is encoded by the coding sequence ATGAACATGTTGCTGACCCCGCTCACCGCGGGCACCCTGTCCTTGCCGAACCGCCTGGTCATGGCTCCGATGACGCGTAGCCGCGCGAAGGGCGGCCTGGTTACCGACCTGACCGCCGAATACTACGCACAGCGGGCCGGGGCCGGGCTGATCATCACGGAAGGCACGCAACCCTGCGTCATCGGCCAGGGCTACATCGACACTCCGGGACTGCACACGCCGGAGCAGGCCACCGCGTGGCGCGTGGTCACCGATGCCGTGCACGCGCGGGGCGGGCGGATCTTCGTCCAGCTGATGCACTCCGGCCGCATCGGGCACCCGTCCCTCTACCCGGACGGCAGCCTGCCGCTCGCGCCGTCGGCGATCCCGTCCGGCGAACAGCTGTACACCCCGGACGGCCTGCTCGATCACCCCGAACCGCGGGAGATGACCCTGGCGGACATCGCCCGATCCGTGGAGGATTTCGTCGCCTCCGCCCGGCTGGCGCGGGAGGCCGGATTCGACGGTGTCGAACTGCACGGTGCCAGCGGCTACCTGATCCACCAGTTCCTCGCCGGCAACACCAACCGGCGCACGGATGTCTACGGCGGCCCGATCGAGAACCGGATCCGGTTCGCGGTCGAGGTGGCGCGGGCCATAGGCGACGCCATCGGCCCGGAACGCACCGGCATCCGGCTGTCTCCCGGCTCGACCCTCAACGGCACGCGGGAGAGCGACACCGAAACCCTGTACCCGGCACTCATCCGCGCACTGGTCCCGGTTGGACTGGCTTACGTGCACATCTCGGAGTTCGGCACGCGGGACGTCACCAAGCTCATTCGCGCCGAGTGGCCGGGCACGCTCATCCTCAACCCGCACCCGGCGGGCGAGGAACCGGCGACCGCGGCGGACGGCGTGGACGCCCTGCGGGACGACGTCGCCGACGCGATCAGCCTCGGCCAGCTGTGGCTGGCCAATCCGGACCTGCCCGCCCGGATCGCCGCCGGTGGCCCGTTCACCGCCGCCGATCCCACGAGCTTCTACGGCGGCGACCACCGCGGCTACACCGACTACCCCACCTTGGCCGAGCGATGA
- a CDS encoding LuxR family transcriptional regulator — protein sequence MLYGRAGEQAAIEALLAAARDGRSGSLVVRGEAGIGKSALLDWAAEAADGLRVLSVTGIEAEADLAFGGLVQLLWPIQDRLTTLPAPQAEALRAVLDSGRTGGQDRFVSGLAVLTLLADVAEDGPVLCLIDDAQWLDRTTADALLFAARRLAADRVAMLFGARDTGFPAPDLPELRPARLDAADARRLLAERGLAPPSPSQVFEESAGNPLALLEFAAAQQEPHVAAGPLPVADRVLAGFRAQISALPSRTRLMMLIAAAEGRGHLPTLLGAAEALGVDLTDLEPAETARLLDVTPTTVTFRHPLIGTAAYQGAVLARRVTVHQALAESTSDADCRVRHLAAATTAPDERIAAEIERSAERARARTAFTAAAGLYRQAAQLTVETGAQAARLRKAAELAFAAGHGQLAAELVRQAEPVTDDTKARAGLAQVRAVVEFERGDCRAAARLLVEHAQSAEPADAVAMARTGARYAWFSGDREAVHAANDALNGTDPLIRGMAALVTDDFAAGLPLLAEFVKRAPNSDPARTYSAMILGDDTATRELASAEVARCRRDGLIGVLPQVLQDLAGAQVSAGLHRDAAASVAEAVRISRDTGSHRRLPRLDAVMARVAAIEGDERRCQELSEMTPDAGGAASVAALALLDLGLGRYKSTLDRMATVRRGPLGYTTVVLMAAADELEAAVRLGDPGRAETPFQRFEAWATAGGQPWAEAVAARCRAMLGDDESQYLRALDLHSTGERPFERARTELLYGEWLRRAKRRSDARVPLRSAMKIFSRLHAKPWTERASIELEATGDSGPATEPAAANPLDRLTPQELQVVRLAADGGTSREIAAQLFLSPRTVEHHLYRAFPKLGVRSRRELARLDLRQVQ from the coding sequence GTGCTGTACGGCAGAGCGGGCGAGCAGGCGGCCATCGAAGCGCTGCTCGCGGCGGCTCGCGATGGCCGAAGCGGCTCACTGGTGGTGCGCGGCGAAGCGGGTATCGGGAAGTCCGCGCTGCTGGACTGGGCCGCCGAAGCCGCCGACGGGCTGCGTGTGCTGTCGGTGACCGGAATCGAGGCCGAAGCCGATCTGGCGTTCGGCGGGCTGGTGCAACTGCTGTGGCCGATCCAGGACCGGCTCACCACGTTGCCCGCCCCGCAGGCGGAGGCGTTGCGCGCGGTACTGGACTCGGGCCGGACCGGCGGACAGGACCGGTTCGTATCCGGGCTCGCCGTGCTCACCCTCCTCGCCGACGTCGCCGAAGACGGTCCGGTGCTGTGCCTGATCGACGACGCACAGTGGCTGGACCGCACGACCGCCGACGCGTTGCTGTTCGCCGCCCGGCGGCTGGCCGCGGACCGGGTCGCGATGCTGTTCGGCGCGAGGGACACCGGTTTCCCCGCTCCGGATCTGCCGGAACTGCGCCCGGCCCGGCTCGACGCGGCGGACGCCAGGCGACTGCTCGCCGAACGCGGGCTGGCACCTCCGTCGCCGTCGCAGGTCTTCGAGGAATCGGCGGGCAATCCGCTGGCGCTGCTCGAATTCGCCGCCGCGCAACAGGAACCCCACGTCGCCGCCGGGCCGCTGCCGGTCGCCGACCGCGTGCTGGCGGGCTTCCGCGCGCAGATCAGCGCGCTGCCGTCGCGGACCCGGCTGATGATGCTCATCGCGGCAGCCGAGGGACGCGGGCATCTGCCGACGCTGCTCGGTGCCGCAGAGGCGCTGGGAGTCGATCTCACCGACCTGGAGCCCGCCGAAACCGCGCGGCTTCTGGACGTCACTCCGACGACGGTCACTTTCCGGCATCCGCTGATCGGCACGGCCGCCTACCAGGGTGCCGTGCTCGCGCGCCGGGTCACGGTGCACCAAGCGCTCGCCGAGTCCACTTCGGACGCCGACTGCCGGGTCCGGCATCTCGCCGCGGCCACCACCGCTCCCGACGAGCGGATCGCCGCCGAGATCGAACGCTCGGCCGAACGCGCGCGGGCCCGGACGGCGTTCACCGCCGCTGCCGGCTTGTATCGGCAGGCAGCTCAGCTCACCGTGGAAACCGGTGCACAAGCGGCACGGTTGAGGAAGGCAGCGGAACTGGCTTTCGCCGCCGGGCACGGGCAACTGGCCGCGGAACTGGTCCGGCAGGCGGAGCCGGTGACCGACGACACCAAGGCGCGCGCCGGTTTGGCGCAGGTGCGGGCTGTTGTGGAGTTCGAACGGGGAGACTGCCGTGCGGCCGCGCGTCTGCTGGTCGAGCACGCCCAGTCCGCCGAACCGGCCGACGCGGTGGCGATGGCGCGCACCGGCGCCCGGTACGCCTGGTTCTCCGGCGACCGGGAAGCCGTGCACGCCGCGAACGACGCGCTGAACGGTACCGACCCGCTGATCCGGGGCATGGCGGCATTGGTGACCGACGACTTCGCGGCCGGGTTGCCCCTGCTGGCCGAGTTCGTCAAGCGGGCACCGAACTCCGACCCAGCCCGGACATACAGCGCGATGATCCTCGGCGACGACACGGCGACCAGGGAGCTCGCGTCCGCCGAGGTGGCTCGCTGCCGTCGCGACGGGCTGATCGGCGTCCTCCCTCAAGTGCTGCAAGACCTCGCGGGGGCACAGGTTTCGGCCGGGCTGCACCGGGACGCCGCCGCGTCGGTGGCCGAAGCGGTACGGATCTCTCGTGACACCGGCTCGCACCGGCGGCTGCCCCGGCTGGACGCCGTGATGGCGCGGGTGGCGGCGATCGAAGGTGACGAGCGGCGCTGCCAGGAGCTGTCGGAGATGACGCCGGATGCCGGTGGCGCGGCGAGCGTGGCCGCACTCGCGCTGCTCGACCTCGGCCTCGGCCGTTACAAGTCCACTTTGGATCGGATGGCAACCGTACGGCGCGGCCCGCTCGGTTACACGACGGTCGTCCTCATGGCGGCCGCCGACGAGTTGGAGGCAGCGGTGCGCCTGGGCGATCCGGGCCGGGCCGAAACCCCGTTCCAGCGATTCGAAGCGTGGGCGACGGCAGGCGGGCAGCCGTGGGCGGAGGCCGTCGCCGCGCGATGTCGCGCCATGCTGGGCGATGACGAGTCGCAGTACCTGCGCGCGCTGGACTTGCACTCGACCGGTGAGCGGCCCTTCGAGCGTGCGCGTACGGAACTGCTCTACGGCGAATGGCTACGTCGAGCCAAACGCCGCAGCGACGCCCGCGTCCCGTTACGCTCGGCGATGAAAATCTTCTCGCGGCTGCACGCGAAACCCTGGACCGAGCGCGCCTCGATCGAACTCGAGGCCACCGGCGACTCCGGCCCAGCGACCGAACCCGCCGCCGCGAACCCGCTGGATCGCCTTACCCCGCAAGAACTGCAGGTGGTCCGGCTCGCTGCGGACGGTGGTACGAGCCGGGAAATCGCCGCGCAGCTGTTCCTCAGCCCGCGAACGGTCGAGCACCACCTGTACCGGGCTTTCCCGAAACTCGGCGTGCGATCCCGACGAGAGCTGGCTCGCTTGGACCTCCGCCAAGTGCAGTGA
- a CDS encoding ATP-binding cassette domain-containing protein, whose product MLKFDQLTKRRGAATILSDVSFEARPGRVTGFLGPNGAGKSSTLRILLGLDRPTSGTALLDGVPFAELRDPLRKVGAVLDGSGAHRARTGRAHLKWIAAAGGIPRGRVDEVLAEVGLSEAAGKRVGGYSLGMGRRLALAAALLGDPEVLVLDEPVNGLDPEGIRWIRGFLRERAGDGRTVLLSSHLMGELSETVDDVVVINGGRIVAQGTLAEVVGEHRNLENAFFALTAGAVR is encoded by the coding sequence ATGCTCAAGTTCGACCAGCTCACCAAGCGACGAGGAGCGGCGACGATCCTCTCCGACGTCAGTTTCGAAGCGCGCCCTGGGAGGGTGACCGGATTTCTCGGGCCCAACGGCGCCGGGAAGTCGTCCACCCTGCGGATCCTGCTCGGACTCGACCGTCCGACCTCGGGAACCGCGCTGCTCGACGGCGTCCCCTTCGCCGAGTTGCGAGATCCCCTGCGCAAGGTCGGTGCCGTACTGGACGGCTCGGGGGCGCATCGTGCGCGCACCGGACGGGCGCATCTGAAGTGGATCGCCGCGGCGGGCGGTATCCCTCGTGGCAGGGTGGACGAGGTCTTGGCGGAGGTCGGCTTGTCCGAGGCGGCGGGCAAACGCGTCGGTGGTTACTCGCTCGGGATGGGGCGACGGCTGGCCTTGGCGGCGGCGCTGCTCGGCGATCCTGAGGTGCTGGTCCTCGACGAACCGGTCAACGGCCTCGATCCGGAAGGGATCCGCTGGATCCGGGGTTTCCTCCGCGAGCGTGCCGGGGACGGGCGCACCGTCCTGTTGTCGAGCCATCTCATGGGAGAACTGTCCGAGACGGTCGACGACGTCGTGGTCATCAACGGCGGCAGGATCGTCGCACAGGGAACGCTCGCCGAAGTCGTCGGCGAACACCGGAACCTGGAGAACGCCTTCTTCGCGCTCACGGCGGGGGCCGTGCGATGA
- a CDS encoding ABC transporter permease, which translates to MRAYRGELRKLVSLPSVWAAVAVGVLVPATLTVLNAKSAVAAGRGGHADIGFQELAFGVVGAVVLGVVAVSSEYTTEGENAGGGRQITTSLTAVPSRRRLLVAKLTAVITAIATLAAVSSAITLMTVEALLGEGAGVSGLGRLPGVVLYWVLTALLASGLTLLTRNGILPLTVLILNTSVVTVTYLLAKLTPLAVFFPDLAGIRMFVERVDLPVRLAPVTGGLVMTAWVAALLAAGFLVFRGRDA; encoded by the coding sequence ATGAGGGCTTATCGGGGCGAACTGCGCAAGCTCGTCTCCCTGCCGTCGGTCTGGGCCGCGGTCGCGGTCGGCGTACTGGTCCCGGCCACCCTCACGGTCCTCAACGCGAAGTCGGCGGTCGCGGCCGGTCGCGGCGGCCACGCGGACATCGGGTTCCAGGAACTCGCGTTCGGCGTGGTGGGGGCGGTGGTCCTGGGTGTCGTCGCGGTGAGCAGCGAGTACACCACCGAGGGGGAGAACGCCGGTGGCGGCCGTCAGATCACCACGAGCCTCACGGCCGTGCCGTCGCGGCGGCGGTTGCTGGTCGCGAAGCTGACGGCGGTGATCACCGCGATCGCCACCCTGGCGGCGGTCTCCTCGGCCATCACCTTGATGACGGTCGAAGCACTGTTGGGTGAGGGAGCCGGCGTCAGTGGCCTCGGACGCCTGCCCGGAGTCGTCCTCTACTGGGTACTGACGGCACTGCTCGCGTCCGGCCTGACTTTGCTGACGCGTAACGGAATACTGCCGCTCACCGTGCTGATCCTGAACACGTCGGTGGTCACGGTCACCTACCTGCTCGCGAAACTCACGCCGCTGGCCGTGTTCTTCCCCGACCTGGCCGGGATCCGGATGTTCGTCGAGCGAGTGGATTTGCCCGTCCGACTCGCCCCGGTCACCGGCGGCCTGGTGATGACGGCCTGGGTCGCGGCGTTGCTCGCCGCGGGTTTCCTGGTCTTCCGCGGGAGGGACGCATGA
- a CDS encoding response regulator transcription factor — protein MVTNPEQPPIRVLLADDQRLLRHSLAIIIGASPDMVVVGQAEDGPQAVEMARRLSPDVVLMDIRMPGLDGIVATKEISTCPDLAGCRILVLSMFELDEYVYGALRAGASGFLLKDTEPDELIAAVRRTRAGESLFAPAILTRLIEHYVAAPPHRSPRPPAGLTQREIEILTFVGRGLSNTEIAETLTISVKTVKTHISRLLSKLSARDRAQLVITAYDRGLVVPRS, from the coding sequence ATGGTGACGAATCCCGAACAGCCACCGATCCGAGTCCTGCTCGCCGACGACCAACGCCTGCTGAGGCACAGCCTGGCGATCATCATCGGCGCCTCGCCGGACATGGTCGTCGTCGGACAGGCCGAGGACGGGCCGCAAGCGGTGGAGATGGCGCGGCGGCTGAGCCCGGACGTCGTGCTGATGGACATCCGCATGCCCGGCCTGGACGGCATCGTGGCCACCAAGGAGATCAGCACCTGCCCCGACCTGGCCGGGTGCAGGATCCTCGTGCTGAGCATGTTCGAACTGGACGAGTACGTCTACGGTGCGCTTCGCGCGGGGGCGAGCGGTTTTCTGCTCAAGGACACCGAACCCGACGAGCTCATCGCCGCCGTCCGCCGGACGCGAGCCGGCGAATCCCTGTTCGCGCCCGCCATCCTCACCCGGTTGATCGAGCATTACGTCGCGGCGCCGCCGCACCGGAGCCCGCGCCCGCCCGCCGGGCTGACCCAGCGTGAGATCGAGATCCTCACCTTCGTCGGCCGCGGGTTGTCCAACACCGAGATCGCCGAGACGTTGACCATCTCCGTCAAGACGGTGAAGACGCACATCAGCCGATTGTTGAGCAAGCTGTCCGCCCGGGACCGCGCTCAGCTGGTGATCACGGCGTACGACCGGGGCCTGGTGGTTCCGCGAAGCTGA
- a CDS encoding histidine kinase has product MTPPDRPEWRSRAWLAASAVLVVAAVVLLAVGANGPGAVAVPVLVVATAIGVTTWTLVRARKRRLDYEARLTGWAAEHATHHERLRIARELHDIVSHGLGVITLRASAARRVRGDVREAEHEQALVDIEQASRDAVIELRRMLAVLRDPAEYDAPLRPVRKLSDLPAIVEDARSLGLTPRLAVGELGEVSPGVQATICEIVREAVANTARYAGPTVTHIDVRRDSDALVVTVEDDGPRGAWSPTRGAGHGLAGLRERAEVLGGDLRAAPAGTGFRLTARLPDGAW; this is encoded by the coding sequence ATGACACCACCGGACCGCCCCGAATGGCGATCGCGTGCGTGGCTGGCCGCCTCCGCGGTACTGGTCGTAGCCGCGGTCGTGTTGCTGGCTGTCGGTGCGAACGGGCCTGGCGCGGTTGCAGTGCCGGTTCTCGTCGTGGCCACGGCCATCGGAGTGACGACGTGGACGCTGGTTCGCGCGCGCAAGCGGCGCCTCGACTACGAAGCACGCCTCACCGGTTGGGCGGCGGAGCACGCCACGCACCATGAGCGGCTCCGGATCGCCCGGGAACTCCACGACATCGTTTCCCACGGCCTCGGCGTGATCACCCTGCGAGCCAGTGCGGCGAGACGGGTCCGAGGAGACGTCCGGGAGGCGGAACACGAGCAGGCGCTCGTTGACATCGAACAAGCGAGCCGGGACGCGGTCATCGAACTCCGACGTATGCTGGCCGTGCTTCGCGACCCTGCCGAGTACGACGCGCCGTTGCGGCCCGTGCGGAAGCTGTCGGATCTTCCGGCCATCGTCGAGGACGCCCGGTCGCTGGGGCTGACGCCGCGGCTGGCCGTCGGCGAACTCGGGGAAGTTTCTCCTGGGGTGCAGGCGACAATCTGTGAGATCGTCCGCGAAGCCGTCGCGAACACCGCGCGGTACGCCGGACCGACGGTCACTCACATCGACGTACGGCGTGACAGCGACGCGCTCGTCGTGACCGTCGAGGACGACGGGCCGCGAGGTGCCTGGTCCCCCACCCGTGGTGCAGGCCACGGCCTGGCAGGACTTCGAGAACGCGCCGAGGTGCTCGGCGGCGACCTGCGCGCGGCACCGGCCGGGACCGGATTCCGGCTCACCGCACGACTACCCGACGGAGCATGGTGA
- a CDS encoding nitroreductase/quinone reductase family protein, protein MSSDLQDWNSRIIAEFRANAGFIRWSTDEDLAMGRPIPPLLPGFDPHQSVPIILLTHTGATTGRTRTNPLVYQAVSETFAVFATYGGSPHPPSWYRNITTNPRATVEVGTETTPTRARLTSGTERDRIWARQVQLMATFADFQAAAGRQIPVVVLTPDRDTHPSPRPGHPSSQEQSQ, encoded by the coding sequence ATGAGCTCCGACCTGCAGGACTGGAACAGCCGGATCATCGCCGAGTTCCGGGCGAACGCCGGGTTCATCCGATGGAGTACCGACGAAGACCTCGCCATGGGACGCCCCATTCCCCCACTGCTCCCGGGATTCGACCCGCATCAGAGCGTCCCGATCATTCTTCTCACCCACACTGGCGCCACTACCGGTCGCACACGCACCAACCCACTCGTATACCAGGCCGTGAGCGAGACGTTCGCCGTCTTCGCCACCTACGGCGGTAGCCCACACCCACCAAGCTGGTACCGCAACATCACCACGAATCCACGTGCGACCGTCGAGGTCGGCACCGAAACGACACCCACGCGAGCCCGGCTCACCTCCGGAACAGAACGCGACCGCATCTGGGCCCGGCAGGTGCAGCTCATGGCCACTTTCGCCGACTTCCAAGCAGCAGCCGGCCGGCAGATCCCCGTCGTCGTCCTCACCCCCGACCGTGACACGCACCCGAGCCCCCGCCCCGGTCACCCAAGTAGCCAGGAGCAGTCACAATGA
- a CDS encoding MerR family transcriptional regulator, whose amino-acid sequence MVSTASHHEGLRIGQLSRATGASTRSLRHYEQRGLINAHRDHNGYRRYDASVIQVVHNVRRLLSAGLSIDDIHQFGSCVRALDLDASPCVSALEIYQQRLRTLDARITALNHLRANLAEQTDQLRYALQPQHRGGHGNRLLNESTPA is encoded by the coding sequence ATGGTCTCCACCGCCAGCCACCACGAGGGGCTACGTATCGGCCAGCTGTCGCGTGCCACCGGCGCCAGCACTCGCTCTCTGCGCCACTACGAGCAACGCGGCCTGATCAACGCGCACCGCGATCACAACGGCTACCGCCGCTACGACGCCAGCGTCATTCAGGTGGTCCACAACGTGCGCCGACTGCTCAGCGCGGGTCTGTCCATCGACGACATCCACCAGTTCGGATCCTGCGTCCGTGCACTCGACCTCGACGCGTCCCCTTGTGTCTCGGCCCTCGAGATCTACCAGCAACGCCTCCGAACCCTCGACGCCAGAATCACCGCCCTCAACCACTTACGCGCCAACCTCGCCGAGCAGACCGACCAACTTCGATACGCACTACAACCCCAACACCGCGGCGGGCACGGCAATCGACTCCTGAACGAATCCACGCCGGCTTGA
- a CDS encoding GNAT family N-acetyltransferase gives MTQPTLRTRRLTLVPLTEEHLELEIELDSDPEVMRYLTGRARTRAETERAHHRRRAAARKVPGLGFWVGFAEDGFVGWWILQPPHGPDQPDIAGEADLGYRLLRHRWRRGYASEGAKELIRYGFTDLGLNRIFAQTLAVNTASRATMAAAGLSFVRAFPSAGANDDAVSGAEQGEVEYDITKATWQQRQDTTPTPPVRSLTT, from the coding sequence GTGACCCAGCCTACGTTGCGTACCCGGCGGCTGACCCTCGTGCCGCTGACCGAGGAGCACCTCGAGTTGGAAATCGAGCTGGATTCCGATCCCGAGGTGATGCGCTACCTTACCGGCCGAGCCCGCACCCGCGCCGAGACCGAGCGTGCACATCACCGTCGGCGCGCCGCCGCACGGAAGGTGCCCGGCCTGGGCTTCTGGGTCGGATTCGCCGAGGATGGCTTCGTGGGTTGGTGGATTCTGCAACCGCCGCATGGGCCGGACCAGCCCGACATCGCAGGGGAAGCCGACCTGGGTTACCGGCTGTTACGTCACCGGTGGCGTCGCGGATACGCCAGCGAGGGCGCGAAAGAACTCATCCGCTACGGCTTCACCGACCTAGGGCTCAACCGCATCTTCGCCCAGACCCTGGCCGTCAACACCGCCTCACGGGCAACCATGGCTGCCGCAGGGCTCTCCTTCGTTCGAGCGTTCCCCTCTGCCGGAGCCAACGACGACGCGGTATCCGGCGCGGAGCAAGGCGAAGTCGAGTACGACATCACCAAGGCCACGTGGCAGCAACGCCAAGACACCACACCGACCCCGCCGGTCCGCAGCCTCACCACCTGA
- a CDS encoding zf-HC2 domain-containing protein: MKPDDHRALRETLGAYALDQLDEHERLRIDAHLSGCADCRSKLRELGPVVLALGLVDMSHVGDHEQVTVPPDLGDAVVRRVRAGLPRRRWQPPRWVAAAVIAVVCGVGIGWVVHPDVPSPGPFEAVRVRSATTAIHASAGLVPHTWGVEIKLTATGFETGERYRVVIVDGNGAQTDAGEFIGTGAVEMHCNLNSSVLRSNAGGFRVLDPEGRAVAASDF; this comes from the coding sequence GTGAAACCCGACGATCACCGCGCCCTGCGCGAAACTCTGGGTGCCTACGCGCTCGACCAGTTGGACGAGCACGAACGGCTCAGGATCGACGCACATCTGTCCGGATGCGCGGACTGCCGGTCGAAGCTACGGGAACTGGGGCCGGTCGTACTCGCCTTGGGTCTGGTCGACATGTCGCATGTCGGTGACCACGAGCAGGTGACCGTCCCGCCTGACCTGGGGGACGCCGTCGTGCGCCGGGTCCGGGCGGGGCTGCCCCGTCGCCGGTGGCAGCCGCCGCGCTGGGTCGCGGCCGCGGTGATCGCGGTGGTCTGCGGTGTCGGTATCGGCTGGGTCGTCCATCCCGATGTGCCGTCGCCGGGCCCTTTCGAAGCGGTCCGGGTGAGATCGGCAACGACGGCGATCCACGCCTCCGCCGGGCTGGTGCCGCACACCTGGGGTGTCGAGATCAAGCTGACCGCGACCGGGTTCGAGACGGGCGAACGCTACCGAGTAGTGATCGTGGACGGGAACGGCGCGCAGACAGACGCGGGCGAATTCATCGGGACTGGTGCTGTGGAAATGCACTGCAATCTCAACAGCTCCGTCCTGCGCTCGAACGCCGGCGGATTCCGCGTACTCGACCCAGAAGGCCGAGCGGTCGCCGCCTCCGACTTCTGA
- a CDS encoding sigma-70 family RNA polymerase sigma factor, producing the protein MGRSASGGLGLTEEHALRAVYNAHGPELYRFAMRQLNDDGAAQDVVQEVFLRAWRAAERFDPEVASLRVWLFAIARNVIVDEIRRRSVRPASRFGLAEEPMEAGFAERQVTTWLVEEALRRISLEHRVCLVETHLRGRPYAEVAAELGIPVGTLRTRLFYGLRALRVAMEEMGVEL; encoded by the coding sequence ATGGGTAGATCGGCCAGTGGCGGCCTCGGCCTGACCGAGGAACACGCTCTTCGTGCGGTGTACAACGCGCACGGACCGGAGCTGTACCGGTTCGCGATGCGACAGCTGAACGACGACGGCGCGGCCCAGGACGTGGTGCAGGAGGTGTTCCTGCGGGCATGGCGGGCGGCCGAAAGGTTCGACCCCGAGGTGGCGAGCCTGCGAGTGTGGCTGTTCGCGATCGCGAGGAACGTGATCGTCGACGAAATACGCCGCCGGTCGGTCCGCCCGGCGAGCAGGTTCGGACTGGCCGAGGAACCGATGGAGGCGGGGTTCGCAGAAAGGCAGGTGACGACCTGGCTGGTGGAGGAGGCGTTGCGGCGGATCAGCCTGGAACATCGGGTGTGCCTGGTCGAGACTCACCTGAGGGGCAGGCCGTACGCGGAGGTCGCGGCTGAGTTGGGTATCCCGGTCGGCACACTGCGTACCAGGCTCTTCTACGGGTTGCGGGCGCTGCGCGTCGCGATGGAGGAAATGGGGGTCGAGCTGTGA